The DNA region tctacatatatttatattatttgtatttttttatttaatttagagtttttttaCATCTCTTTTCTAAGATTAATATTAACAtttataatcatataaaaaatactttaatattatttataataatatatttttttctaattttatttagttatttcttttttattatttttttaattaatttttactccttttattatataaaaatactttaatatattttaaattgacataacaaaattgttagtacaattaacttatattattttatgtcatatttgtaagacccagaattttcaaaaaaaaataaataaataaatattattattagttaatttcaatttattttattaaagataaattaaagcaaattttgattaattgagtttaaaataatttaagattttatctgattttataattattaaattattttctatatttgaataataaaatttagcaaatataaaataataaaatttttatatggcttggtttaaataattgagattttggaatttaatattaatatttttataaataaagaaaattaattatattaccttataatttcaattagtattttgatacaataaataatagtttagagtaattttagagatttaattagattttatattAACCCAAAAATCCCCAATTTTATCACAAAAATCCaaattcccaaatcaaaaccccaaaatcccAAAACACAACCCTAACTCTAATTTCCTTAACCCTAGCCGCCATACCCTTTCCCCAAAATAACCCAAACCCACTTCaggaatagaaaagaaaagaaaaggaagagagaaaTGGGGGAAGCTGATCGGGGAAGGGGGGAAGAGAGTGAGACCCGAGAGAGGGGAGCGCCGGTGGAGGTGTCGCGCCATCATCGCGGACCGCCGCTGCCGCTGCGTTCTGCTGCTCGCGCCGCCGCCGCCGTCCAGGAAGCTGCCGCTTCTGCTTGCCGTCGCCGTTGAGATCGCGGGCTTGGAACCGCCGCGCCTTCATTCCCGCTGCTCGCCTTTCCTGTCACAGCCACCGTCGCCGCCACGAAGTCCGTCGCCGTTGCTGCAGCTGTCAGCGCCGTCATCCATGGGTGAGGCAGAGGAGAGAGATCCGGGAGGAAGGGAGGATCAGGACCTGTCCAGCCACCGCGCACAGTTGCCGCTCCTATCACCGGCCATCCTCATCAAATCCGCCGCCTCCGAAGCTTCTGGCTGCGACTTCTGGCCGCACCTCAACCTCTGCCGCCGGAGAGCGCTGCTGCCACCGAAAACCGTCTGTGTATGTTGGAAACTGCCGCCGGAACCCCTGTCTTCTTGGTAAGCACTTTGTTTCTGAAActtattgaaatcaatattctgTTGCAATCTGTTGGAGATTCTGAGATGCTGGTACCGTAGGTTTGGGTTCCAATATTTGCGTGTCGAAATTAAGGTTGTTATTGAACCACCGGAGCTTTGGGGAGTGCCGGAGCTTCCGCCTGGTCGGTTTAGAGGGTCATTGCTGCTTTGTTTCTCGTGGTGAGGTTATTTGATTCTGTTTCAATTTATCGTAAATGTTTCATTACTAATTTCGTTCTATTCCGCTCAATATTAATTTCgctttaaattccaatttatgtCAGAAAAGTGTTGTTACCGCGATTCTTAATGCCGCTATTGATATTGTCTGAAAATAAACAAGGTTGCTGCCGCTGCTGTAAAATTgaagataaataaaagagtaattgatGAGTCTAACTACTGAGCTTTGACTAaatcgaggtaggggtttttcttaaaacctaatttatattacagagttgtgataacTAGATATTAATGTCAAAGAACATATGGCTGTGATTATGATTGTCTTCTAAATGTGGTTGTTTGTTGGACTGAATGATTGATTGCTTGATTGCTTGATTGCTTGATTGCTGAAAAGAAATTAGTTGGAAAtgttatttagttgattattatgaaaattggcttttcttggttttgaagctatTTTTGATAATGTAAAGGAATTGGTTTTGGAAATGATTTGGAATATGAAACTGGATTAACTTTGGAAATGGTTTAATTTTGTGTTGgtgactttataaatgatttagtatttgagctgTTTTGATTTTAAAGAGAGATTTATTATGGGCACTGATTtggtttgaaaataatttgatattggaactagCTGAATCTTGGAAAATGATTGAGGTTTggaaaaggtttgagaaatgtttggatgggacccgaacagggtggcaaagtccgaattttagaggagatgctgccgaaattttataaaattggaagttttatttgaagtaattaactaaagatttgtttttaaacattatatgttttaaggATAATctatttatcaaagaaagaattatgttttggaaTTAAGACTGTTAATGAACGGAATGGAAAGAGGATTGATGAGgatttttctttgaaatatggcttttgaatgaatttggaaatgaggtttggattgatgaatgattatgatgttgagaatgttgagatatgtggcttatgaatttgaaatatctgagatacgaggttccctggattaagtaccgtggcttgccaccacgtgtaccaggttgaaaactcgatactctgttgaccctacgacgtaagtgtgaccgggcactatataaattcccgggaatgttacccccatagagcaatattgattatttgagaaaaagctatgcatagactcttggggatgcacgtcgggggacagtctaaggacaattcagacttgtcgggttggctggataaccgacagatgagcctcatcagccataggacaggcatgcatcatatgcatttgtatgctttgcttgggtttgaacttgtttttggtttgcctaattgctaaactgttcctaactgctacttgaactatttgctgtaactgtttcctacttgtgttttacttgtctgtcttgcctgtgtttgtcctggcatgttacatttgagaatgaactttggtactgaattaatgattatgtggtttgattgcgtggttggtttctgattgagatttgcttatgagaaaagaaagactttggatttctgaaaatattgaacattgtttctttgaaaaggttttgaacgattagcTATTGGATTTTAAAAGGATTCacaaggcaatgataatcactgaattTGAAAGCAGTTTTTCTTATtgaaatatcttcttatgacaactttgaaactccgtggtgagaccgtgtggttaggttctcaccccctacagctttaccttttcaggaaccggatgaagaagcattaagaagagttaaaCTCCGTTTAGTTTtatatgttgtattaattagattattttcttccctcgtctttatttttacaatttttgcaagagggataggagttgtatgatttatatatttatattaaaagatattatgTAAGAAgccttgtatatgaatctatgcctgcttgttttttttttttaggataaagtatttcttttctggttttcaaagaaatcagcgatacggtgttaagtcacaggctcctattttaatatttagtacgTAAAGTAGtcataatacttcttgctatcagagtggcgcagccggaagcgtgacattctggtagtgagggtgttaaattatggtatcagagcagttcatccttattagagccttgggaatggactgactatgcttcattgcatactctgagtgtctgtcatgttaTAGGTCTTGtccgaatgacgagaattagagctttatgcacatgactgtcTTTTGATTAACGCTGTTAACTTACCGTTGCATATCTGTTGATATTAAGTCTGGCCAGCTTAATGTTGATGGTATGTGTACGAGAAagttaatgggttatcatagataaaGTAGGATTGATAAGTGATGCGATTCATGGGCTTTGGGAGcattagaaattaattttgaagttAATTCCGTTTCGGCGTATAATCCTTTAATCGTGCCTAGTGTTATCTCCTTCTCTATCAATTGCATTGGAATTCCTTA from Arachis hypogaea cultivar Tifrunner chromosome 10, arahy.Tifrunner.gnm2.J5K5, whole genome shotgun sequence includes:
- the LOC112717692 gene encoding uncharacterized protein, translating into MRRGEGSSSSCRNVKSSVVGEKNQRTQRNAAFWDSVIDERKDPREGSAGGGVAPSSRTAAAAAFCCSRRRRRPGSCRFCLPSPLRSRAWNRRAFIPAARLSCHSHRRRHEVRRRCCSCQRRHPWVRQRREIREEGRIRTCPATAHSCRSYHRPSSSNPPPPKLLAATSGRTSTSAAGERCCHRKPSVYVGNCRRNPCLLGLGSNICVSKLRLLLNHRSFGECRSFRLVGLEGHCCFVSRGCCRCCKIEDK